A stretch of DNA from Deltaproteobacteria bacterium:
CCCGCCGGGCACGACACCGGCGCGATTTACCGACTCTCGCTTTATCCACGAATTGATGAGCAGCGGCTTTGTCGACGCACTCTACAAAGGCCGTTAGTTGAACGACTAAGGAGCATTCCAAAAATGAAAACCATTTTGCAAAACCACGTGCCGCACAACACCGGCTGGTGCGCCGAAATGAAACAAGGCCAAGTGATCCGCATCACCGCGACGACCACGGTGGACTTCGTTTTCTTCAAGCTAAACAACTTGATCGAGCGCTTCGATCAGCCGCGCACCAAAGTTTATAATATGAAAATGTTCATCAGCACCGGCGATAAACTCATGGGGCGCAACAACCAGCACATGATGACGATCGTCTACGACGGCAACAAAACCGGCACTCATGACTTGCAAAAAGGCATGTGCAGCGGCTACCGCTTCAAACTGGCGCAGCAGGAAAACCGCCTGGCCGAATATTACCCGCGCGAGATCAAAGAAATCCCCGACCACGGTTGTTACGAGAATTTGTCGAAGGCCGTAGCTGCCTATGGCATCATTGCCGAAGATATTCCAAGCCCGTTCAATTTGAACCAGCATATGATCATCGACGGCAAGAGCGGCAAGATGGAACACACCCAAGTGCGTCCGCCGGAAGGCAACTACATGGATCTGCGCGCCGAGATGGACTTACTGGTCGCGCTCAGCGCCTGTCCCGATCTCGCCGTCGGCGGTAAACCGGTGGACGTGATGATTTACGAACCGTGATCCATCGCGAGGCAACGCCATCCACGCAAAGGAGTAATTACTCATTTCCATTGTAATCATCGCCATGCCCTATGGCGTGCTCGACGCGCAGCGGCTGTCGCAAGCGTCGCGCGCCTGTTTGGAGCGTTCCCTCGACTGGTGGCAGAAGTCGATGCACACCTCCAAGCACAAGACCTTTCTAGTCTTGGCGGGCTACAACAACGACGGCGGCCAAGAAATAAAGCTGCGCCGGGAGATCGCAGAATCAACGCTCCAAGAACCCGAACTGCTCAACAATTTGATCGAGGTCAGCGCCAGTAATGAAATCAGTCTGGCGCAAACAATTTCCCGGGTACGGTCGTTGCTACCGTTCGAGACCGTCACGGTCTTCGTCGAAGAGCGCAACGCGATCAGCGTGAGGGCGATCTTTAGACGCAAATTCGGCAAGACCCTGCATATCAGAAAAATCAAAGCCGAATTCGAATTCAATCACCAGTGGATCACCACGTCGACCTCCTTCGCCTGGTCGGCGCGCAATTGGCTATTGCGGATCTGGTTCGAAGTGAAAAAAAGAATGGGCCGGGGACTGCGGAAAAAAATTCGCTACTGGTTCAAGTCATGAGATCATTGGAGTGATGGAGTATTGGAATAATCGGTGGGGCCCAATACTCCAGTACTCCAACTCTCCATTTCTCCAATCGTTCTTCCTCACGCGACTTTGGAAATCTTCGCGTTCGACTCCGCCGAGAAACCCTTCTCCAACCACCAATGCGCCACTTCGCTGCCGGTGGCGAACCACACGCCTTTATGCGACTTAATGTGGGCGATGATGTCCGACAAAGTTTTTGCTCGGCCGGGCCGGCTGGAAATGTAGGGATGAAACTGGAACGGGCAAAAGGTCGGCGCCAAGCTCGACTCT
This window harbors:
- a CDS encoding urea carboxylase-associated family protein, which encodes MKTILQNHVPHNTGWCAEMKQGQVIRITATTTVDFVFFKLNNLIERFDQPRTKVYNMKMFISTGDKLMGRNNQHMMTIVYDGNKTGTHDLQKGMCSGYRFKLAQQENRLAEYYPREIKEIPDHGCYENLSKAVAAYGIIAEDIPSPFNLNQHMIIDGKSGKMEHTQVRPPEGNYMDLRAEMDLLVALSACPDLAVGGKPVDVMIYEP